In Candidatus Manganitrophus morganii, the genomic window CGGAGCCCGACTGGTGAGTCTGGCGGAGAAGAAGAACCGCATCTTGATGGTCGGCCATCTTCTTCAATACCATCCTGCGATTTTGAAGTTGAAGGCGTTGATCAATGACGGGGAGCTCGGAAAAATCGATTATATCTATTCGACCCGGCTGAACCTCGGAAAGATCCGAAGCGAAGAGAACATCCTCTGGAGCTTTGCACCGCACGACATCTCGGTGATCTTGTTGTTGCTCGGCGAGCTTCCGAAGGAGGTCTCCACGCATGGAGGGAATTATCTTCACCCGACCATCGCCGATGTCACCTTTACGAATTTTACCTTCGGCAGCGGGGTGAGGGCGCATATCTTCGTCAGCTGGCTCCATCCTTACAAAGAGCAGAAGATGGTGATTGTCGGTGAGAAGAAGATGGCCGTTTTCGATGATGTGTCGCCCGACCGGAAACTCCTCCTCTTTCCTCACAAGATCGAATGGATCAATCGAGAGCCGGTTCCATCGAGGGGAGATGGGGAGATCGTCCCCTTGGTGATGAAGGAGCCGCTCTTGGAGGAGTGCCTTCATTTTCTTGATTGCATTTCAACCCGGAAGAAACCGAAGACCGACGGGGCGGAAGGGCTTCGTGTCCTTCAAGTGCTTCAGGCCTGCCAATCCTCTTTGCACGAGCAGGGGAGACCGGCCTTAATCGAAAGTGCACCGAAGGTGAAAGTTGAGAAGAAGGGATTTTATATCGATCCGACCGGTATTCTAGACGAAGGGGCCAAAGTAGGGGAGGGGACGAAGGTATGGCATTTCTCTCACATTATGACCGGAAGTGAGATCGGCCGAAACTGCAACATCGGTCAGAACGTGGTCATCTCCCCCCAGGTCAAGGTCGGCAATGGGGTGAAGATTCAGAATAATGTCTCTGTCTACACCGGCGTCATCCTGGAGGACGATGTTTTCTGCGGTCCGAGCATGGTCTTCACGAATGTGATCAACCCCCGGAGCGCCGTTTCGCGAAAAAACGAATATAAGTCGACCTTGGTCAAGCAGGGGGCGACCATTGGCGCCAACGCGACAATTGTCTGTGGGGTGACCATCGGACAGTATGCGTTTATCGGGGCGGGGGCCGTCGTTACAAAGGATGTTCCCGACTTTGCTTTGGTTTACGGAAACCCGTCGGCGCAACACGGATGGATGTGCCGTTGCGGCGTAAAGCTGAGCTTCAAGGGATCAAAGGCGGTTTGCTCAGCATGCGAGGCGACTTACAAGAAAGATAAATCAGGGTGTCACCTACTTTCCTCCCCAACCTCCGGAGGAGTGTAAGCGGAATCACCTGTAGTAAAAATTGAAGGGGCTGTCTTCACCAAATATTGAGAAGAACAGCCCCTCGTTTAGATCTACGTATGGCCTCCTAGAAACCGATATTGATCCTTCCTGAATAAAGCGGAATTTTCGAAAAATCAGCCTCGGCGACAAAATTAATAATTAAAAGGGAGATCTTGACCCCAATAAAGCCTTTTGTTAGACTGAGGCTTTCTTTTTCCAGGTCAAGACTGCTGACTTTCTCCTTGCTTCTAATCCAAACCTGACCGATACCGGCATAGGGTGTGACAAAAGCAAGGCCTTTGCTGATAGAGAGATCCGCTCCGATGGTTTCCAAGTCTAGATCATCAACGCCGAGGAGTCTGGTGTAAGACCCCCGAATGGCAACGGCCGGCCAAACGGCATTCCCCGAAATGAACGCCCATTTGAGTTCGCCTCCTACCATTGAAACGTTCGATTGAGGAACTTTTGAATAAACTGCTCCAATATCGAATCCGAAGGGAAGTCCCTTTTGAATATGCAGTTTTGGAAGGATGATTTGGCTAGGGGGATCTTCTGTCACTTTGGTCCAGTATGAATGGTCTTCGCGGATATTTGCTGCAGTCACTTCGGCTCCGATGTCGAAGCCAAGGACTCCAAGGGACTCTGCGGGGCTAAGAGGAAGATAACTTAATGCAAGGCCCATCTCCTCGCTCAGGTCTTTGAATTCTTCTTGGCTGAGGAGCGTGGGGCCCAGTCCCAGGTCGATATCTAGATCCAGGGCAGAGACGGGAGGGGAATAAATCGAGAGAAAGAGACCGAAGATTATCCAGAAAAAAAAGGATCTAAATAGGGTTGCCATTAATACCTCCTGCTGAGTTTCACGGGTTTCATGGTGTGAGAAGGTTATAAATTAAAAATATTCTTGTTTTCCCTATTGACAAAATGATAACTCAAAACTATAATTAATCGTTTATCTGGCTGGTTTAGCCTCTTCCTTCCCTTTTTTCAGGGCTTCAATCGATTTGAAATTAAATGAAATACGGGAGCTTATAGCACAGTTTCTTTTAGGTTGTAAAGAATATAAGCTGGCGTAGCTCAGTCGGTAGAGCAGCTGACTTGTAATCAGCAGGTCGGGGGTTCAATTCCCTTCGCCAGCTCCAGAGCAGGTGCTGTTTCAATTATAGCAGAGGAATCAGGAGGATGGGCCTCAGCTGGGGAGGTTCCCGAGTGGACAAAGGGAACAGACTGTAAATCTGTCGCCTTAGGGCTTCGGAGGTTCGAATCCTCCCCTCCCCACCACGTAAGTGAAGAGGATCTCAGCCGTTGACCGATTTAAAAATAAGCTCATGCGGGAATAGCTCAGCGGTAGAGCGCTAGCCTTCCAAGCTAGGGGTCGCGGGTTCAAATCCCGTTTCCCGCTCCAATTCAGTTTCATGAAGCTGAGAAGAATTAAGAGAGGAATTAAGATAGAGAGCCGCTTGTTACCTTGCCTGATAACTCAATAGCAAATCTATTGAGCCCTTGTAGCTCAGTTGGCAGAGCACATCCTTGGTAAGGATGAGGTCACCGGTTCGATCCCGGTCGAGGGCTCCAGTGAAGACGAAAGTCGGGCAATGTCTTAGTGTAATGAACAGCGCGGTGGGAATGACGTAGGGGTCACCGTAAGACGGAATTTTTGGAGGGATAGATGGCGAAGGCGAAATTTGAGCGGACGAAGCCGCACGTGAACATTGGGACGATCGGGCATGTGGATCATGGGAAGACGACCCTGACCTCTGCGATCACAAAAGTGTTGGCCGACAAGAAGTTTGCGGAGTATTTAGCGTACGATCAGATCGACAAAGCCCCCGAAGAGAAAGAGCGCGGGATCACCATTGCGATTGCGCACGTGGAGTACCAGACCGACAAGCGCCACTACGCGCACGTCGACTGTCCGGGGCATGCCGACTACGTCAAGAACATGATCACCGGCGCCGCCCAGATGGACGGAGCGATCCTGGTGGTCTCCGCCGCCGACGGACCGATGCCGCAGACACGCGAGCACATCCTGCTGGCGCGCCAAGTCGGCGTTCCCTACATCGTCGTCTTCTTGAACAAAGCCGACATGGTCGACGACAAAGAGCTGCTGGATCTGGTGGAGCTGGAAGTCCGGGAGCTGTTGAGCAAGTATGAATTTCCGGGAGATGACATTCCCGTCGTCATCGGCTCCGCGCTCAAAGCGTTGGAAGGGGACAAAAGCGAGATGGGCGAGCAAGCCATCCTAAAGCTGATGGACGCCGTCGACAGCTACATCCCCACCCCCACCCGCGAAATCGACAAGCCCTTCATCATGCCGATCGAAGACGTCTTCTCCATCTCCGGCAGAGGCACCGTCGTCACCGGCCGAGTCGAGAAAGGGATCGTGAAAGTCGGAGACGAGATCGAAATCGTTGGGATCAAAGCCACCCAGAAGACCGTGGTCACCGGAGTGGAGATGTTCAGAAAGATCCTCGACCAGGGGCAAGCCGGAGACAACGTCGGGGTGCTCTTAAGAGGCACCAAGAAAGAAGACGTCGAGCGGGGGATGGTGCTCGCGAAGCCGGGGAGTATTACCCCGCACACCAACTTCAAAGCCGAAGCCTACATATTGACCAAAGAAGAAGGGGGCCGGCACACCCCGTTCTTCAACGGATATCGGCCGCAGTTTTATCTTCGAACCACCGATGTGACCGGAGTGGTGAAGCTCGCCGAAGGGGTAGAGATGGTGATGCCGGGGGATAACGTCACGATGGACGTGGAACTGATCATGCCGATTGCGATGCAAGAGGGACTCCGATTCGCCATCCGGGAAGGCGGCCGCACCGTCGGCGCAGGCGTTATCACAAAAGTGATTAAATAAGAGCTTATTAGATAAGGTAGGATCCAATCATGCGCGATATCGTTACGATGGCTTGCACCGATTGCAAGAGACGGAATTATTCAACCAATAAGAACAAGAGGAATACTCCCGATCGGATTGAGCTCAAGAAGTATTGCAATTCCTGTCGCAAGCATACGGCTCATAAGGAAGTGAAATAAAGATAAGGCGAGGATCAGCCTTTGCCTGTCCGAGCAGCGGGGCGTGGGGGACATCGTATGATGTACCCCAGCAGGCTAGATGGGGACCCCTGAAAATTAGATGGCTGGGCAGGTGGGCATCGGAGGACCTTTCTTTTTGAGTTGCCGCACGGGCCCACACATATAAAATAGGCCAGTAGCTCCAATTGGTTAGAGCGGCGGTCTCCAAAACCGCATGTTGGGGGTTCGAATCCCTCCTGGCCTGCCAGGTCGAAACGCCGAGAAGGCAACGGGCGCAAACTGAGGTAGAGAAAAAATGATCAAGCGGTTTTTCCAAACCATCAGCGATTTCTTTAAAGACGTTAAGAGCGAACTTTCGAAGGTCACCTTTCCTAGCAAAAGTGAGACGATCGGGTCAACAACCGTGGTGATTGTTTTTACTGTGATTGTCTCCGTTTTCCTAGCCGTTGTGGATCTCATCTTGGTCCGCCTACTGCGCTTGGTCGTTTGAGTCCCAGATAATGTTGAAGGAGAGTTTGATGGAAAAAAACTGGTATGTCATTCATACCTATTCCGGTTATGAGGGGCGCGTCAAAGCCAGTCTCGAGGAGCGGATCAAAGCGCTCGGTCTGGAAGAAAAAGTCGGCAAGGTGCTGATCCCGACGGAAGAAGTGGTTGAGATCAAAGAAGGGAAAAAGCGGGTCTCGACGAAGAAGTTCTTCCCCGGTTATGTTCTCGTTGAGATGAACATGGATGATGAACTTCAACAACTGGTGAAGAGCACCCCCAAGGTCACCGGATTTTTAGGAGGCGGCGAGGCCCCTTCCCCCCTTTCTCAACATGAAGTCGACGTACTTTTAAAACAGATTGATGAAGGGGTCGGTAAACCGCGGGAGAAGACGCAGTTCGAGAAGGGGGACAATGTCCGGATCACCGACGGACCGTTCTTGGGATTCAATGGAGTCATCGACGAGGTGAACCCCGACCAGAGCAAGGTGAAGGTATTGGTCAGTATTTTTGGAAGATCGACCCCGGTGGAGCTAAGCTTTCTACAGGTAGAAAAGGTCTAACGGTATCTCAGAGATTTATATCCGCTTTAAGGAGATCAAATGGCGAAAGAAGTGACGGCAATGGTTAAGCTTCAAATTCCGGCGGGCAAGGCGAATCCGGCTCCTCCGGTCGGTCCGGCCTTAGGTCAGCATGGCGTCAACATCATGGAGTTCTGCAAGGCCTTCAATGCCAAGACACAGGGGCAAGAGGGGACGATCATCCCCGCTCTCATCAGCATCTACTCGGACCGCACATTCACCTTTGTCTTGAAAAGTCCTCCCGCTGCGGAGCTTCTTAAAAAAGCGGCGGGGATCATCAAGGGATCGGCCGTTCCTCAGAAAGACAAGGTCGGCAAGGTGACCCGTGCCCAGGTCGAAGAGATCGCAAAAACGAAAATGCAGGATTTGAATGCAGTCGATCTGGAGGGGGCCCGCAAGATCGTCGAGGGAACGGCGCGAAGCATGGGCATTACAGTCGAGTAGTTCAGCACATACTTTGGAATGGGATCTATAAGCCGAGGGGAAAATGGGTAAAAAATACGAGGGGGCAGTCGCAAAGGTTGAGGAGAGGGCATATAAGCTCGATGAGGCATTTGATCTGGTAAAGCAAGCTCATTTCGCCAAGTTCGACGAGAGTGTCGATATGGCGGTTCGCCTGGGGGTCGATCCGAAGCACTCCGATCAAATGGTGCGCGGCTCGGTCGTCCTCCCGCATGGAACCGGAAAAAAAGTGCGCATCCTGGTCTTTGCAAAGGGAGAAAAAGAAAAAGAGGCGACCCAGGCCGGAGCCGATTACGTCGGCTTGGATGACCTGATCGAGAAGATCAACCAGGGATGGCTTGATTTCGATACGGTTGTTGCGACCCCCGATTTAATGGGTGTGGTCGGTCGATTGGGAAAGGTCCTCGGTCCGCGCGGTTTGATGCCGAATCCGAAGACCGGAACGGTGACCTTCGATGTGGCGCGGGCGATCAGAGAGATCCGACAGGGAAAAGTGGAGTATCGGGTTGAGAAAGCCGCCATCATTCACGTGACGATCGGCCGCGTTTCCTTCACCGCGCAACAGCTTGCTGAAAATGCCGGTGTCATCATCGATTCCGTCATCAAGGCCAAGCCGGCCTCGGCCAAAGGGAAATATGTCAAGGGGATTACCGTCTCTTCCACAATGGGGCCCGGCATTCCAATTGATACGGGGAGCATCGGCGGCATCACTTAACTCGGTTTTTTCGTGGCCGTACCAGGCAGGTTAACAAGAAACGAAGAATAAGGGCGGAAGATGAAAAAAGAAGAAAAAGGTGTGATGATTGCGGAGTTGAAGGAAAAGTTTTCCCGAGCCAAGGTGGCCGTCCTGGCCGAGTTTTCCGGCATGGAGGTCGAAGAGATCCGAGCGGTGAAGAACGAGCTCCGCCGGGCGAAGGGAGAGTTTAAGGTCATTAAGAACACCCTTGCCTACCGGGCCGCAGAAGGGACGACGTTGCAGGGGATTCGTGATCATTTCAAGGGACCGATTGCCGTGGCCCTCGGTTATGACGATCCGGTCGCTCCGGCGAAGGCATTGAATAACATTGCGGACAAACAGAAAAAGCTGAAGATCAAGGTGGGGGTTGTCGAAAATCAGGTCGTCGATCCGGTCCGACTGAAGCAGATCGCGAAGCTCCCATCCAAAGAGGTCTTGGTCAGCCAGTTCATCGGCCGCCTGAAATCTCCGCTCTACGGATTGGCTGGTACCCTCAACGGCGTATTAAGCAAATTCGTCAGGACCCTCCAAGCGGTCCATGATAAACGTCAGGCGCCCCCGGCCTAAGTTTACGAAAGAGATCAAACATGGGCGGCCACAGGGGGCCGCCCCTACAAACCCGTTCATTTAATAAGGAGAGAACCGAAAATGGCACAGACAGAGGAAATGGAGTTAACGAACGATCAGATTATCAAGGCCGTTGAGAAGATGCCTGTACTTCAGTTGGCTGAGTTGATTAAGCTGGTTGAAGAGCGATTCGGCGTCACCGCCGCGGCGCCGATGGCCGTCGCCGCAGCCCCCGGGAGCGGGGGTGGCCAGGCGGCTGCAGCGGCCGAGGAGAAAACGGCGTTTGACGTGGTTCTTTCCGCTGCGGGCGATAAGAAAATTCAGGTCATCAAAGTGGTACGCGAGTTGACCAGCCTCGGTCTGAAGGAAGCGAAGGATCTCGTCGAAGGGGCCCCGAAAACCGTGAAGAGCGGTGTCACCAAGGAAGAGGCCGAATCGATGAAGAAGAAGCTCGAAGAAAATGGGGCCAAGGTCGAAATCAAGTAAGATGTTCGGCCACTCCAGACCGAGTGCGTCTTCAAATCGGTTTTAAACTGAGTTCGATCGAAGGATCATCACGACGTAAAAGATCGGAAATCCAAATTCGGAGGCGGGACCTTTCAATGAAGGGGGATTCCCGCCGTCGATTTTCCGGAACGGTCTTTACGGGATGACCTTGAACATGGACTCCAGGAGGATTGAATGGCACAGAGCACCGTAAACGGTACTCGAGACAGAAAAGATTTATCAAAAATCAGCATCCAGATTCCGATTCCGAATCTGATTGAGATTCAGAGGCAATCGTACGAGCGCTTCCTGCAAAGAGATATCCCTGCGGAGCAGCGGGAGGATATCGGATTGCAGTCCGCCTTTACGAGCGTCTTCCCGATCTCCGATTACAATGACACGGCGATGATCGAGTTTATCGACTACTCGATCGGAACCCCGAAATATGACGTGCAGGAATGCCTTGAACGAGGAATGACCTTTGCGGCCCCGTTGAAGATCCGCGTCCGCCTGGTCGTCTGGGACAAAGAGGCCAAAGGGGACGCAAAGAAGGTCCGAGACGTCCGTGAGCAGGAGGTCTACATTGGCGAACTTCCCCTGATGACCGAAAACGGGACGTTCCTGGTGAACGGAACCGAACGGGTGGTCGTGAGCCAGCTCCAACGCTCTCCCGGCGCCGCCTTCACGCATGACAAGGGAAGAACCCACGCCAGCGGCAAGGTTCTCTATTCCGCCCGGATTATTCCTTATCGGGGCTCATGGCTCGATTTCGAATTCGACGCCAAAGACATTCTCTACGTTCGAATCGATCGCCGGCGCAAACTTCCCGCCACGATCCTATTGAAAGCCTTTTCGCAGGAAGAGGGAGACAAGCAGGAGAAGAAGTACACCCTGGCCGGACGGGAAGAAAAGGCCGAGGGAGGGAGCCTCGAAGAGGCAATCCTTAAGCTCTTTTACCCGATCGAAGAGGTCCGGATCGCGGAAGGCGCTTTCTGGCGGAAGCTCGATTCCGATATCCATGCCGGTATCAAGGCCCCGACCGATTTCATGGATAAAAAAGAGAAGGAGCTCCTCGCAAAAGAGGGGAGCAAGATGACCAAGGGGGTCCTCAAGCGGATGAAGACCGAGGGGATCAAAGAGATGCCTTATCCCAAGGAGGAGTTGATTGGGAAAGCGGTCCTCAACGACATCATCGATCCGAACACCGGTGAAGTTCTCCTTGAGCGCAATCATGAATTAACCGATGCCGTTCTGGCCAAAATTGCCGAAGCCGGGATCAAAGAGATCAAAGTCCTCTACATCGACAACAT contains:
- the nusG gene encoding transcription termination/antitermination protein NusG, with protein sequence MEKNWYVIHTYSGYEGRVKASLEERIKALGLEEKVGKVLIPTEEVVEIKEGKKRVSTKKFFPGYVLVEMNMDDELQQLVKSTPKVTGFLGGGEAPSPLSQHEVDVLLKQIDEGVGKPREKTQFEKGDNVRITDGPFLGFNGVIDEVNPDQSKVKVLVSIFGRSTPVELSFLQVEKV
- the rplK gene encoding 50S ribosomal protein L11, coding for MAKEVTAMVKLQIPAGKANPAPPVGPALGQHGVNIMEFCKAFNAKTQGQEGTIIPALISIYSDRTFTFVLKSPPAAELLKKAAGIIKGSAVPQKDKVGKVTRAQVEEIAKTKMQDLNAVDLEGARKIVEGTARSMGITVE
- the rplL gene encoding 50S ribosomal protein L7/L12, producing the protein MELTNDQIIKAVEKMPVLQLAELIKLVEERFGVTAAAPMAVAAAPGSGGGQAAAAAEEKTAFDVVLSAAGDKKIQVIKVVRELTSLGLKEAKDLVEGAPKTVKSGVTKEEAESMKKKLEENGAKVEIK
- the tuf gene encoding elongation factor Tu, with the translated sequence MAKAKFERTKPHVNIGTIGHVDHGKTTLTSAITKVLADKKFAEYLAYDQIDKAPEEKERGITIAIAHVEYQTDKRHYAHVDCPGHADYVKNMITGAAQMDGAILVVSAADGPMPQTREHILLARQVGVPYIVVFLNKADMVDDKELLDLVELEVRELLSKYEFPGDDIPVVIGSALKALEGDKSEMGEQAILKLMDAVDSYIPTPTREIDKPFIMPIEDVFSISGRGTVVTGRVEKGIVKVGDEIEIVGIKATQKTVVTGVEMFRKILDQGQAGDNVGVLLRGTKKEDVERGMVLAKPGSITPHTNFKAEAYILTKEEGGRHTPFFNGYRPQFYLRTTDVTGVVKLAEGVEMVMPGDNVTMDVELIMPIAMQEGLRFAIREGGRTVGAGVITKVIK
- the rplA gene encoding 50S ribosomal protein L1 encodes the protein MGKKYEGAVAKVEERAYKLDEAFDLVKQAHFAKFDESVDMAVRLGVDPKHSDQMVRGSVVLPHGTGKKVRILVFAKGEKEKEATQAGADYVGLDDLIEKINQGWLDFDTVVATPDLMGVVGRLGKVLGPRGLMPNPKTGTVTFDVARAIREIRQGKVEYRVEKAAIIHVTIGRVSFTAQQLAENAGVIIDSVIKAKPASAKGKYVKGITVSSTMGPGIPIDTGSIGGIT
- the secE gene encoding preprotein translocase subunit SecE, whose protein sequence is MIKRFFQTISDFFKDVKSELSKVTFPSKSETIGSTTVVIVFTVIVSVFLAVVDLILVRLLRLVV
- a CDS encoding acetyltransferase; protein product: MKVEKKGFYIDPTGILDEGAKVGEGTKVWHFSHIMTGSEIGRNCNIGQNVVISPQVKVGNGVKIQNNVSVYTGVILEDDVFCGPSMVFTNVINPRSAVSRKNEYKSTLVKQGATIGANATIVCGVTIGQYAFIGAGAVVTKDVPDFALVYGNPSAQHGWMCRCGVKLSFKGSKAVCSACEATYKKDKSGCHLLSSPTSGGV
- the rplJ gene encoding 50S ribosomal protein L10; the protein is MKKEEKGVMIAELKEKFSRAKVAVLAEFSGMEVEEIRAVKNELRRAKGEFKVIKNTLAYRAAEGTTLQGIRDHFKGPIAVALGYDDPVAPAKALNNIADKQKKLKIKVGVVENQVVDPVRLKQIAKLPSKEVLVSQFIGRLKSPLYGLAGTLNGVLSKFVRTLQAVHDKRQAPPA
- the rpmG gene encoding 50S ribosomal protein L33; its protein translation is MRDIVTMACTDCKRRNYSTNKNKRNTPDRIELKKYCNSCRKHTAHKEVK